A single Vanacampus margaritifer isolate UIUO_Vmar chromosome 14, RoL_Vmar_1.0, whole genome shotgun sequence DNA region contains:
- the enoph1 gene encoding enolase-phosphatase E1, translated as MATVAIPARTTALLLDIEGTTTPITFVKDILFPYIREHLEDYLSAHWEEDECKQDVHLLKKQIEEDMRQNRACPVHAVDQTVHTDEEKAIREVVEDVLWQMAADRKSTALKRLQGHMWRVAYASGTIKGEIYQDVTPSIRRWRGHGLKVFIYSSGSVEAQKLLFTHSVEGDVLDLFDGHFDTAVGAKVDAKSYARIAERVGCPPEEITFLTDVTREAKAAEDAGVNAVVVVRPGNSELTEEEAAHYHVITSFGQLEVTGRA; from the exons ATGGCTACTGTGGCGATTCCTGCTCGCACCACTGCTCTTTTGCTGGATATAGAGGGCACAACCACTCCAATCACCTTTGTAAAG GATATTCTGTTTCCATACATACGAGAGCATCTTGAAGACTACCTATCAGCTCACTGGGAGGAAGACGAGTGCAAACAGGATGTTCATCTTCTGAAAAAACAG ATCGAAGAGGACATGAGGCAGAACCGGGCGTGTCCCGTCCACGCTGTGGACCAGACGGTGCACACGGACGAGGAGAAGGCCATCCGGGAGGTGGTGGAAGATGTGCTGTGGCAGATGGCCGCCGACCGCAAGTCCACGGCGCTCAAGCGGCTCCAGGGTCACATGTGGCGAGTGGCGTACGCGTCGGGCACAATCAAAGGCGA GATCTACCAGGACGTGACGCCGTCCATCCGAAGGTGGCGAGGGCACGGCCTCAAGGTCTTCATCTACTCATCGGGCAGCGTGGAAGCCCAAAAACTTCTCTTCACACACTCCGTGGAGGGTGACGTTTTAGAC TTGTTCGATGGTCACTTCGATACAGCTGTCGGCGCCAAAGTGGACGCCAAAAGTTACGCAAGAATCGCCGAGAGGGTCGGCTGTCCGCCAGAGGAAATCACCTTTCTGACGGACGTCACACGAG AGGCCAAAGCGGCGGAGGACGCCGGCGTCAACGCGGTGGTGGTTGTGCGGCCGGGAAACAGCGAACTGACGGAAGAGGAGGCAGCGCACTACCACGTCATCACGTCCTTCGGCCAACTGGAAGTGACGGGCAGAGCTTAA
- the LOC144063858 gene encoding aryl hydrocarbon receptor-like isoform X2: MQGNVGVYAVKRRKKPIQKNAATPPVKTNPSKRHRDRLNVELERLTGLLPFSEEVRNRLDKLSVLRLSVGYLKVKSYVHTQRRKCATPRPSDGDGRSVSLDGVGLSEGELLLKSLNGFVLVVSGDGTVFYTSPTIQDFLGFHQSDVVQQSVFDLVHIDDREMFNCQLKLGVHLNESGARATTKGSSLSILPQEHAFFLERSFCCRLRCLLDNTSGFLALKFSGHLKYLREDGGPEGSPLLALFAIATPLQPPPVMEIRTRTLIFQTKHRMDFAPLAVDTRGKLVLGYSEMELITPGSGYQFVHAADMMYCADNHLRMIKTGDSGFTFFRLLTKTGQWLWVQATARVVFKDGRPDFIVARQKPLTNEEGEEHLQQRRQQLPFNLATGEGVLYDLSLDVFAIPGPPGTAAAPAENPLDPSSILGSLQRQDRSLYSQNPVAQHAAFPRVDETDPDQPLERAFSDSHALLSVPGQLEETAGAGGLTSHPMLDSLEQILGDLGDGGLDSLEVGRHELRDWEKTLLRMNQDRDLDRILANDVFSYVEEALGIKNSGGESGQDGLFSSASASHNAHLGQDGPHHHGIPARSCRFETTWQPSPAPHADATGPQFSGSCMYEPLSDSGPPGPRGPPCVGLAHIGAPNSGSALPQAVGRAWPAATTAGQTQLPALGDTSKAGVFRLERPAENGALQSTFFCWNGQAQMPKVPLNPYAFPVHPPGSINLSPSTGP, encoded by the exons ATGCAGGGAAATGTCGGCGTTTACGCGgtgaagaggaggaaaaagcCCATTCAGAAGAA TGCCGCGACTCCGCCCGTGAAGACCAACCCGTCCAAGCGGCACCGGGACCGCCTAAATGTGGAGCTGGAGCGCCTGACCGGCCTGCTGCCGTTCTCCGAGGAGGTTCGCAACCGCCTGGACAAGCTATCGGTGCTGCGGCTCAGCGTGGGATACCTCAAAGTCAAGAGTTACGTTCACA CGCAGCGCAGGAAATGCGCGACGCCCCGCCCCTCCGACGGCGATGGCCGCTCGGTGTCGCTGGACGGCGTCGGTTTGTCCGAGGGCGAGCTCCTCCTCAAG TCGCTCAACGGCTTCGTCTTGGTGGTGTCGGGCGACGGCACCGTCTTCTACACGTCGCCCACCATCCAGGACTTCCTGGGATTCCATCAG TCTGACGTGGTGCAGCAGAGCGTCTTTGACCTCGTCCACATCGACGACAGAGAAATGTTCAACTGCCAGCTGAAGCTCGGCGTCCACCTCAACGAGAGTGGGGCCCGCGCCA CGACGAAGGGCAGCTCGCTCAGCATCCTGCCGCAGGAGCACGCCTTCTTCCTGGAGAGGAGCTTCTGCTGCCGCCTCCGCTGCCTCCTGGACAACACGTCTGGATTCTTG GCTTTAAAATTCTCTGGCCATCTGAAGTACCTGCGGGAGGACGGCGGCCCCGAGGGGAGCCCCCTGCTGGCCCTGTTCGCCATCGCCACGCCGCTACAGCCGCCGCCCGTCATGGAGATCCGCACCAGGACGCTCATTTTCCAGACCAAGCACCGGATGGACTTTGCCCCCTTGGCTGTGGACACCAG GGGCAAACTGGTGTTGGGTTACTCTGAGATGGAGTTGATCACCCCGGGTTCCGGCTATCAGTTTGTGCACGCCGCCGACATGATGTACTGCGCCGACAACCACCTCAGGA TGATCAAGACGGGAGACAGCGGCTTCACTTTCTTCCGGCTGCTCACAAAGACGGGACAGTGGTTGTGGGTGCAAGCCACCGCCCGCGTCGTCTTCAAAGACGGCCGGCCGGACTTCATCGTCGCCCGCCAGAAACCTCTAAC GAATGAAGAGGGGGAGGAGCACCTGCAGCAGAGGAGACAGCAACTGCCCTTCAACTTAGCCACGGGAGAAGGCGTCCTGTACGACCTTTCCCTGGATGTCTTCGCCATCCCGGGCCCTCCGGGCACCGCGGCGGCGCCGGCGGAAAATCCTCTCGATCCCAGCTCCATCTTGGGATCCTTACAGCGCCAAGACCGCTCACTTTATTCCCAGAATCCCGTCGCCCAGCACGCCGCCTTCCCCCGCGTCGACGAAACGGACCCGGATCAGCCTCTGGAGCGAGCCTTCTCCGACAGCCACGCTCTGCTCAGCGTTCCGGGTCAGCTGGAGGAGACGGCCGGCGCCGGGGGGTTGACCTCGCACCCCATGCTGGACTCGCTGGAGCAGATCCTGGGAGACTTGGGCGACGGCGGGCTGGACAGTCTGGAGGTAGGGCGGCACGAGCTGCGGGACTGGGAGAAGACGCTCCTCAGGATGAACCAGGACCGAGACCTGGACCGCATCCTGGCCAACGACGTCTTCTCCTATGTGGAGGAGGCCCTCGGGATAAAAAACTCAggaggggaaagcggacaggaCGGCTTGTTTTCCAGTGCGTCGGCGTCTCACAACGCTCATCTGGGACAGGACGGTCCTCACCACCACGGGATTCCCGCCCGCTCCTGCCGCTTTGAAACCACTTGGCAACCTTCTCCCGCCCCCCACGCGGACGCCACGGGCCCGCAATTTTCCGGCAGCTGCATGTACGAGCCCCTATCAGACTCCGGTCCTCCCGGCCCCCGGGGGCCCCCATGTGTGGGACTAGCCCACATCGGCGCTCCAAACTCAGGCTCGGCTCTGCCGCAAGCGGTGGGACGAGCCTGGCCCGCCGCCACAACCGCCGGCCAGACGCAGCTTCCCGCGCTCGGCGATACGTCAAAGGCGGGCGTGTTCCGACTGGAACGTCCCGCTGAAAACGGAGCGCTGCAGTCCACCTTCTTCTGCTGGAATGGTCAAGCGCAA ATGCCCAAAGTCCCCCTGAACCCGTACGCCTTCCCGGTGCATCCCCCCGGGAGCATCAACCTGTCCCCAAGCACCGGCCCCTAA
- the LOC144063861 gene encoding vesicle-associated membrane protein 8 codes for MADPNVPSAGSASKLEHVQGQVNEVKVILKDNIDKVLERGDRLDDLIGKTGDLQASADSFQRTSTRVARKYWWKNIKMLIIIGVIVLSILILIILAATNVI; via the exons ATG GCTGACCCAAACGTCCCCTCGGCCGGCTCAGCTTCCAAGCTGGAGCACGTGCAAGGTCAAGTGAACGAGGTGAAGGTCATCCTGAAGGACAACATCGACAAAGTGTTGGAGCGAGGAGACCGTCTGGACGACTTGATTGGCAAGACCGGCGACCTGCAGGCGTCG gccgACTCGTTCCAAAGAACCTCGACGCGAGTGGCCCGGAAGTACTGGTGGAAAAACATCAAAATGCTCATCATCATCGGCGTGATCGTGCTGAGCATCCTCATTCTAATCATCCTCGCCGCGACCAACGTTATATAA
- the LOC144063859 gene encoding heterogeneous nuclear ribonucleoprotein D0-like isoform X1, with translation MSDDCEFSEDVGIMRMEEDGESYSDDPMTAAGDGGLAGGEAEGARIDASKNEEDEGKVFVGGLSWDTTKKDLKDYFTKFGDVIDCTLKLDPMTGRSRGFGFVLFKEAASVDKVTAQKEHKLNGKVIDPKKAKAMKSKEPVKKIFVGGLSPDTPEDKVRDYFSTFGEVEAVELPMESKTNKRRGFCFITFKEEEPVKIIMEKKYHNIGLSKCEVKVAMSKEQYQQQQYWGGRGGYSPRSRGRGGGPGPSWNQGYGNYWNQGYSNYGYGNQGYGGYGGYDYGYGNYYGYGGDSNQPVGYGKSPRRAVHSNSYRPY, from the exons ATGTCGGACGACTGCGAGTTCAGTGAAGACGTGGGCATCATGAGGATGGAGGAGGACGGCGAGTCGTACAGTGACGACCCCATGACGGCGGCGGGCGACGGAGGCCTGGCTGGGGGAGAGGCCGAAGGGGCAAGGATCGACGCCAGTAAAAATGAAGAGGACGAAGG GAAGGTGTTTGTCGGCGGTCTCAGCTGGGACACGACCAAAAAGGACCTGAAAGACTACTTCACCAAGTTTGGGGACGTTATCGACTGCACTCTGAAACTGGACCCCATGACCGGCCGCTCCAGGGGATTTGGCTTTGTGCTCTTCAAGGAAGCCGCAAGTGTTGACAAG GTCACCGCACAGAAGGAACATAAACTGAACGGCAAAGTCATTGACCCCAAAAAAGCCAAGGCCATGAAGAGCAAGGAGCCTGTCAAGAAGATCTTCGTGGGCGGTCTTTCTCCGGATACTCCCGAGGATAAAGTCCGAGATTACTTTTCCACCTTTGGAGAG GTGGAGGCAGTCGAGCTTCCCATGGAGAGCAAAACCAACAAAAGGAGAGGCTTCTGCTTCATAACGTTCAAGGAGGAGGAACCGGTTAAGATCATCATGGAGAAGAAGTACCACAACATCGGACTGAGCAAG TGTGAAGTGAAGGTGGCCATGTCCAAGGAACAGTACCAGCAGCAGCAGTACTGGGGAGGCAGAGGAGGGTACTCGCCCAGGTCTCGAGGAAGGGGAGGCG GTCCTGGTCCGAGTTGGAACCAGGGATACGGCAACTACTGGAATCAAGGCTACAGCAACTACGGCTACGGCAATCAAGGCTACGGCGGATATGGCGGCTACGATTATGGTTACGGCAACTATTACGGATACGGTGGCGACAGTA ATCAGCCGGTCGGCTACGGCAAGTCGCCGCGGCGTGCCGTTCACAGCAACAGTTACAGACCGTACTAA
- the LOC144063858 gene encoding aryl hydrocarbon receptor-like isoform X1 — protein sequence MQGNVGVYAVKRRKKPIQKKRNIFHMCAFRATEPLWCCCCLSAATPPVKTNPSKRHRDRLNVELERLTGLLPFSEEVRNRLDKLSVLRLSVGYLKVKSYVHTQRRKCATPRPSDGDGRSVSLDGVGLSEGELLLKSLNGFVLVVSGDGTVFYTSPTIQDFLGFHQSDVVQQSVFDLVHIDDREMFNCQLKLGVHLNESGARATTKGSSLSILPQEHAFFLERSFCCRLRCLLDNTSGFLALKFSGHLKYLREDGGPEGSPLLALFAIATPLQPPPVMEIRTRTLIFQTKHRMDFAPLAVDTRGKLVLGYSEMELITPGSGYQFVHAADMMYCADNHLRMIKTGDSGFTFFRLLTKTGQWLWVQATARVVFKDGRPDFIVARQKPLTNEEGEEHLQQRRQQLPFNLATGEGVLYDLSLDVFAIPGPPGTAAAPAENPLDPSSILGSLQRQDRSLYSQNPVAQHAAFPRVDETDPDQPLERAFSDSHALLSVPGQLEETAGAGGLTSHPMLDSLEQILGDLGDGGLDSLEVGRHELRDWEKTLLRMNQDRDLDRILANDVFSYVEEALGIKNSGGESGQDGLFSSASASHNAHLGQDGPHHHGIPARSCRFETTWQPSPAPHADATGPQFSGSCMYEPLSDSGPPGPRGPPCVGLAHIGAPNSGSALPQAVGRAWPAATTAGQTQLPALGDTSKAGVFRLERPAENGALQSTFFCWNGQAQMPKVPLNPYAFPVHPPGSINLSPSTGP from the exons ATGCAGGGAAATGTCGGCGTTTACGCGgtgaagaggaggaaaaagcCCATTCAGAAGAA AAGGAATATTTTCCATATGTGCGCTTTTCGTGCCACTGAACCCCTTTGGTGTTGTTGCTGTCTAAGTGCCGCGACTCCGCCCGTGAAGACCAACCCGTCCAAGCGGCACCGGGACCGCCTAAATGTGGAGCTGGAGCGCCTGACCGGCCTGCTGCCGTTCTCCGAGGAGGTTCGCAACCGCCTGGACAAGCTATCGGTGCTGCGGCTCAGCGTGGGATACCTCAAAGTCAAGAGTTACGTTCACA CGCAGCGCAGGAAATGCGCGACGCCCCGCCCCTCCGACGGCGATGGCCGCTCGGTGTCGCTGGACGGCGTCGGTTTGTCCGAGGGCGAGCTCCTCCTCAAG TCGCTCAACGGCTTCGTCTTGGTGGTGTCGGGCGACGGCACCGTCTTCTACACGTCGCCCACCATCCAGGACTTCCTGGGATTCCATCAG TCTGACGTGGTGCAGCAGAGCGTCTTTGACCTCGTCCACATCGACGACAGAGAAATGTTCAACTGCCAGCTGAAGCTCGGCGTCCACCTCAACGAGAGTGGGGCCCGCGCCA CGACGAAGGGCAGCTCGCTCAGCATCCTGCCGCAGGAGCACGCCTTCTTCCTGGAGAGGAGCTTCTGCTGCCGCCTCCGCTGCCTCCTGGACAACACGTCTGGATTCTTG GCTTTAAAATTCTCTGGCCATCTGAAGTACCTGCGGGAGGACGGCGGCCCCGAGGGGAGCCCCCTGCTGGCCCTGTTCGCCATCGCCACGCCGCTACAGCCGCCGCCCGTCATGGAGATCCGCACCAGGACGCTCATTTTCCAGACCAAGCACCGGATGGACTTTGCCCCCTTGGCTGTGGACACCAG GGGCAAACTGGTGTTGGGTTACTCTGAGATGGAGTTGATCACCCCGGGTTCCGGCTATCAGTTTGTGCACGCCGCCGACATGATGTACTGCGCCGACAACCACCTCAGGA TGATCAAGACGGGAGACAGCGGCTTCACTTTCTTCCGGCTGCTCACAAAGACGGGACAGTGGTTGTGGGTGCAAGCCACCGCCCGCGTCGTCTTCAAAGACGGCCGGCCGGACTTCATCGTCGCCCGCCAGAAACCTCTAAC GAATGAAGAGGGGGAGGAGCACCTGCAGCAGAGGAGACAGCAACTGCCCTTCAACTTAGCCACGGGAGAAGGCGTCCTGTACGACCTTTCCCTGGATGTCTTCGCCATCCCGGGCCCTCCGGGCACCGCGGCGGCGCCGGCGGAAAATCCTCTCGATCCCAGCTCCATCTTGGGATCCTTACAGCGCCAAGACCGCTCACTTTATTCCCAGAATCCCGTCGCCCAGCACGCCGCCTTCCCCCGCGTCGACGAAACGGACCCGGATCAGCCTCTGGAGCGAGCCTTCTCCGACAGCCACGCTCTGCTCAGCGTTCCGGGTCAGCTGGAGGAGACGGCCGGCGCCGGGGGGTTGACCTCGCACCCCATGCTGGACTCGCTGGAGCAGATCCTGGGAGACTTGGGCGACGGCGGGCTGGACAGTCTGGAGGTAGGGCGGCACGAGCTGCGGGACTGGGAGAAGACGCTCCTCAGGATGAACCAGGACCGAGACCTGGACCGCATCCTGGCCAACGACGTCTTCTCCTATGTGGAGGAGGCCCTCGGGATAAAAAACTCAggaggggaaagcggacaggaCGGCTTGTTTTCCAGTGCGTCGGCGTCTCACAACGCTCATCTGGGACAGGACGGTCCTCACCACCACGGGATTCCCGCCCGCTCCTGCCGCTTTGAAACCACTTGGCAACCTTCTCCCGCCCCCCACGCGGACGCCACGGGCCCGCAATTTTCCGGCAGCTGCATGTACGAGCCCCTATCAGACTCCGGTCCTCCCGGCCCCCGGGGGCCCCCATGTGTGGGACTAGCCCACATCGGCGCTCCAAACTCAGGCTCGGCTCTGCCGCAAGCGGTGGGACGAGCCTGGCCCGCCGCCACAACCGCCGGCCAGACGCAGCTTCCCGCGCTCGGCGATACGTCAAAGGCGGGCGTGTTCCGACTGGAACGTCCCGCTGAAAACGGAGCGCTGCAGTCCACCTTCTTCTGCTGGAATGGTCAAGCGCAA ATGCCCAAAGTCCCCCTGAACCCGTACGCCTTCCCGGTGCATCCCCCCGGGAGCATCAACCTGTCCCCAAGCACCGGCCCCTAA
- the LOC144063859 gene encoding heterogeneous nuclear ribonucleoprotein D0-like isoform X2, translated as MFRHRAKQAPLERRRRRQRGRTAAKKVFVGGLSWDTTKKDLKDYFTKFGDVIDCTLKLDPMTGRSRGFGFVLFKEAASVDKVTAQKEHKLNGKVIDPKKAKAMKSKEPVKKIFVGGLSPDTPEDKVRDYFSTFGEVEAVELPMESKTNKRRGFCFITFKEEEPVKIIMEKKYHNIGLSKCEVKVAMSKEQYQQQQYWGGRGGYSPRSRGRGGGPGPSWNQGYGNYWNQGYSNYGYGNQGYGGYGGYDYGYGNYYGYGGDSNQPVGYGKSPRRAVHSNSYRPY; from the exons ATGTTTCGCCACCGAGCCAAGCAAGCGCCGCTCGAGCGAAGAAGACGTAGGCAAAGAGGGAGAACGGCTGCcaa GAAGGTGTTTGTCGGCGGTCTCAGCTGGGACACGACCAAAAAGGACCTGAAAGACTACTTCACCAAGTTTGGGGACGTTATCGACTGCACTCTGAAACTGGACCCCATGACCGGCCGCTCCAGGGGATTTGGCTTTGTGCTCTTCAAGGAAGCCGCAAGTGTTGACAAG GTCACCGCACAGAAGGAACATAAACTGAACGGCAAAGTCATTGACCCCAAAAAAGCCAAGGCCATGAAGAGCAAGGAGCCTGTCAAGAAGATCTTCGTGGGCGGTCTTTCTCCGGATACTCCCGAGGATAAAGTCCGAGATTACTTTTCCACCTTTGGAGAG GTGGAGGCAGTCGAGCTTCCCATGGAGAGCAAAACCAACAAAAGGAGAGGCTTCTGCTTCATAACGTTCAAGGAGGAGGAACCGGTTAAGATCATCATGGAGAAGAAGTACCACAACATCGGACTGAGCAAG TGTGAAGTGAAGGTGGCCATGTCCAAGGAACAGTACCAGCAGCAGCAGTACTGGGGAGGCAGAGGAGGGTACTCGCCCAGGTCTCGAGGAAGGGGAGGCG GTCCTGGTCCGAGTTGGAACCAGGGATACGGCAACTACTGGAATCAAGGCTACAGCAACTACGGCTACGGCAATCAAGGCTACGGCGGATATGGCGGCTACGATTATGGTTACGGCAACTATTACGGATACGGTGGCGACAGTA ATCAGCCGGTCGGCTACGGCAAGTCGCCGCGGCGTGCCGTTCACAGCAACAGTTACAGACCGTACTAA